The following proteins come from a genomic window of Edaphobacter sp. 4G125:
- a CDS encoding MATE family efflux transporter yields the protein MSIRRQMRSVLTLALPLIAAELGWMSMGIVDTIMVGHMDNPAMNIASAALGQVLYNTLAFGIAGVLLSLDTFLSQSHGAGRYDEANRWLYHGLILAAVLAAVLFGLIELAPLLMQRMPINPQVLGGAQSFLHALNWGTPVLFLYFTLRRYLQAFNHARPIAIALVTANLCNVFGNWLLIYGHSWGAIRIPAYGIAGSGLATSLSRTYLAIFLIIAIWKVEHQHNYGLRSMLRHIESSRLKRLVLLGAPAGGQIFVEISIFGAVTFLIGTMGPLPLSGHEIALNCASFTFMVPFAISAAAAVRVGQAIGRNALPEAAAAGWSAILLGAACMASFAVMLFLFAHPIARAFTPDRAVIAATIPLLFVAAAFQFFDGLQITATGALRGAGNTHAGLIVQIIGYWIIGLPIGCWLGFHLHYGAIGLWLGLCAGLIVAGIALTTVWSRTTKTLRLGNVNLLKVVD from the coding sequence ATGTCGATCCGCCGTCAGATGCGTTCTGTCCTGACCCTCGCCCTGCCTCTCATTGCTGCGGAGCTCGGCTGGATGTCGATGGGAATCGTCGACACGATCATGGTCGGGCATATGGACAACCCGGCCATGAACATCGCCTCCGCGGCTCTGGGGCAGGTCCTCTACAACACCCTCGCCTTCGGAATCGCCGGTGTCCTCCTCAGCCTGGACACCTTCCTTTCTCAGTCTCATGGAGCCGGACGCTACGACGAAGCCAACCGCTGGCTCTACCACGGCCTCATCCTGGCTGCTGTCCTCGCTGCCGTGCTCTTCGGGCTGATCGAGTTAGCTCCGCTGTTGATGCAACGCATGCCCATCAACCCGCAGGTCCTCGGCGGTGCGCAGAGTTTCCTTCACGCCCTCAACTGGGGAACCCCGGTCCTTTTTCTCTACTTCACGCTCCGCCGCTACCTGCAGGCGTTCAACCACGCTCGTCCCATCGCCATCGCACTGGTGACGGCCAACCTCTGTAACGTCTTCGGCAACTGGTTGCTGATCTACGGCCATTCTTGGGGAGCTATTCGGATTCCCGCCTACGGCATCGCTGGCTCGGGACTTGCGACCTCGCTCTCCCGAACCTATCTCGCGATCTTCCTCATCATTGCGATCTGGAAAGTCGAGCATCAGCACAACTATGGCCTGCGCTCCATGCTCCGTCATATCGAAAGCTCGCGCCTCAAGCGTCTGGTTCTGCTCGGTGCTCCCGCCGGAGGACAGATCTTCGTCGAGATCTCCATCTTCGGAGCCGTAACTTTCCTCATTGGAACCATGGGACCGCTTCCGCTCTCCGGCCATGAGATCGCTCTCAACTGTGCCAGCTTCACCTTCATGGTCCCCTTCGCCATCTCGGCAGCTGCAGCGGTGCGTGTCGGTCAGGCCATCGGACGCAATGCCCTGCCGGAAGCCGCTGCCGCGGGCTGGAGCGCCATTTTGCTCGGAGCAGCCTGCATGGCCAGCTTCGCGGTGATGCTGTTTCTCTTCGCTCACCCCATCGCCCGGGCCTTTACGCCTGATCGCGCCGTGATTGCAGCGACGATTCCGCTGCTCTTTGTCGCTGCTGCATTTCAGTTCTTCGACGGCCTCCAGATCACCGCTACCGGAGCCCTTCGAGGAGCAGGGAACACCCACGCCGGACTCATCGTCCAGATCATCGGCTATTGGATCATCGGTCTGCCCATCGGCTGCTGGCTCGGCTTCCACCTTCACTATGGAGCTATCGGTCTCTGGCTCGGTCTCTGCGCTGGCCTTATCGTTGCGGGGATCGCGCTCACGACGGTCTGGAGCCGGACGACAAAAACTTTGCGTCTGGGAAACGTGAATCTCCTGAAGGTCGTGGACTAG
- a CDS encoding HAD-IIB family hydrolase — MAGNRNVRMVAIDVDGTLLGTDGKVSARNVAALKAAERAGVHVVIATGRRHSYAMKVLRGLGLSEEAGLISSNGAVVRTLGAQLIERNVLGQKTAEWLCGHVGEFRQSLLITFDRVQPDGEDTRGALVVEEMEALNGSIGKWMAANEPYIEKVIPMEAALGREGLIQMMLCGTIDRMRKAQARLLADPKVLGVGLEPLRTNGPRKRHEDISSTAEAALHRTEYPERDLSIVDILPAGCSKGRALLDLAHQRGVAQEEILAIGDNWNDVSMLEAAGSAVLMANAPEDLKVAGQAQGWIMGRHHTEDGVAAAVETMLAGELVNKSTVVGF; from the coding sequence ATGGCGGGTAATCGAAATGTGCGCATGGTGGCGATCGATGTAGATGGGACACTGCTGGGCACGGATGGAAAAGTAAGTGCGCGCAATGTGGCCGCGTTGAAGGCAGCGGAACGAGCCGGAGTCCATGTTGTGATCGCGACGGGACGGCGTCACAGCTATGCGATGAAAGTGCTACGTGGACTCGGACTGAGCGAAGAGGCGGGGCTGATCAGCTCGAACGGGGCCGTAGTGCGAACACTGGGGGCCCAGCTGATCGAACGCAATGTTCTCGGACAGAAGACTGCGGAGTGGCTGTGCGGACACGTGGGAGAGTTTCGGCAATCGCTACTGATTACCTTCGACCGGGTTCAACCGGATGGCGAGGATACGCGTGGGGCGCTGGTCGTCGAAGAGATGGAAGCGCTGAACGGTAGCATTGGGAAGTGGATGGCCGCGAATGAGCCATATATCGAGAAAGTAATTCCGATGGAGGCGGCGCTGGGGCGCGAGGGCCTGATCCAGATGATGCTGTGCGGAACGATCGACCGAATGCGCAAAGCACAGGCGCGACTGCTGGCCGATCCAAAGGTGCTCGGAGTAGGGTTGGAGCCGCTACGGACGAACGGGCCACGGAAGCGTCACGAGGACATCTCTTCTACGGCGGAGGCTGCTTTGCATCGAACGGAGTATCCGGAGCGAGACCTGAGCATTGTGGACATCCTTCCGGCAGGATGCAGCAAGGGGCGCGCCCTGCTGGATCTGGCGCATCAGCGCGGCGTGGCCCAGGAAGAGATTCTTGCAATTGGAGATAACTGGAACGATGTCTCCATGCTGGAGGCCGCGGGTAGCGCGGTGCTGATGGCAAATGCTCCAGAGGACCTGAAGGTTGCGGGACAGGCGCAGGGATGGATTATGGGCCGCCACCATACAGAGGATGGTGTAGCGGCGGCGGTAGAGACGATGCTGGCAGGAGAGCTGGTGAATAAGTCCACGGTGGTAGGCTTTTAG
- a CDS encoding threonine synthase, which produces MPRIAYLECSRCHNHVSAETPQTVCPACTGSLYVRYDMNELKRTAKREDIAAKVAASPASLGMWRYSAVLPDVTPITLGEGWTPMLHSKRYPGLYIKEEGANPTGTFKARGLGLAVTMAKYYGLQHLAVPSAGNAAGALAAYAAAAGIKAHIFMPKDVPFANYLEGVVYGSDVTLVDGLISDAARIVGERIKQQKESNTPANEVWFDISTLKEPYRVEGKKTMGYELVEQLGWTYPDAVFYPTGGGVGLIGMWKAFEEMEALGWVDTSKTGGKRPKMYALQASGCAPIATAFDHHKPTSEFFQNADTFAAGLRVPKPYGDYIILDILQQSGGKAIASDDATILQSILDYARNEGIFLSPEGAAATAAYDQLIASGELKPTDKVVLFNTGAGLKYTDMTAEAMHLRRPGTLPTSLPVGGIITPQ; this is translated from the coding sequence ATGCCTCGCATCGCATATCTCGAGTGCTCCCGCTGCCACAATCACGTCTCCGCCGAAACCCCACAGACTGTCTGCCCCGCTTGTACAGGTTCTCTGTACGTCCGTTATGACATGAACGAGTTGAAGCGAACAGCGAAACGCGAAGATATCGCGGCGAAGGTGGCTGCCTCTCCCGCATCTCTCGGCATGTGGCGCTACTCTGCCGTGCTGCCTGATGTCACTCCCATTACCCTCGGCGAGGGCTGGACCCCGATGTTGCACAGCAAGCGCTATCCCGGCCTCTACATCAAGGAAGAGGGCGCTAATCCTACCGGCACCTTCAAGGCCCGCGGACTCGGCCTCGCCGTCACCATGGCGAAGTATTACGGTCTTCAACACCTCGCCGTTCCCAGTGCAGGCAATGCCGCTGGAGCGCTCGCTGCCTACGCTGCAGCAGCCGGAATCAAGGCCCACATCTTCATGCCCAAAGACGTTCCCTTCGCCAACTACCTCGAAGGTGTCGTCTACGGCTCCGACGTCACTCTCGTCGACGGACTCATCTCCGACGCCGCCCGCATCGTCGGCGAGCGCATCAAACAGCAAAAAGAATCCAATACCCCCGCTAACGAAGTCTGGTTCGACATCTCCACTCTCAAAGAGCCCTACCGCGTCGAAGGCAAGAAGACCATGGGCTACGAGCTCGTCGAACAGCTCGGCTGGACCTACCCCGACGCCGTCTTCTATCCCACCGGCGGAGGCGTCGGTCTCATCGGCATGTGGAAGGCATTCGAGGAGATGGAAGCCCTCGGCTGGGTCGATACTTCAAAGACGGGGGGCAAACGCCCAAAGATGTATGCCCTGCAAGCCTCCGGCTGCGCTCCCATCGCTACCGCCTTCGATCACCACAAGCCAACCAGCGAGTTCTTCCAGAACGCCGACACCTTCGCCGCCGGCCTCCGGGTCCCCAAGCCCTACGGCGACTACATCATCCTCGACATCCTTCAGCAGTCCGGGGGCAAGGCCATCGCCTCCGACGATGCCACCATCCTTCAGAGCATCCTCGACTACGCCCGTAACGAAGGCATCTTCCTCTCTCCCGAAGGAGCCGCCGCGACCGCTGCCTACGACCAGCTGATCGCCTCAGGCGAACTCAAACCCACCGACAAAGTCGTTCTCTTCAACACCGGAGCCGGACTCAAATACACCGACATGACCGCCGAAGCCATGCACCTACGCCGTCCCGGCACCCTGCCCACCAGCCTTCCTGTCGGAGGCATCATCACCCCGCAGTAG